Proteins encoded within one genomic window of Argiope bruennichi chromosome 7, qqArgBrue1.1, whole genome shotgun sequence:
- the LOC129975597 gene encoding NFX1-type zinc finger-containing protein 1-like yields the protein MATSGKKKRIHNITRHDLIEFMNKSDYELLSVLNRTEFGFDRFLKRKSYFITDGQINYELVELIIEAANRVCSIRRQNATGSIQKFLKTLAECEDFIFLDALNAINDILEHRKKIFLASYVKHYLFILKSMMKFKISCSKIADYIFPAMQNILNLMRARKIQNLNECQDEYEKLKREVDKFEKPSPISDEDDDEVGLFRQLSIVPKDNDIVNVIVQDLPCNKIDGPYNSVEHYLSVHFRLMREDMLRSFRDCIRMCENPSEASRSGCRIYESVKIDFPPSYTPDGICYKIQIRTNNEIDLEKSNVLMVGNMVCLTPNQFDTIYCAVLSRPAKAKRSKTRECSSEIRLEDIFIDVLNPDVEYLMFEPNAYFECYKHVLSAIKEFNKNTFPLSDFLVFLEYDNPEPEYLVCPDMLKGKKYSLPVKCKASSESNITSQNLNNNEIPKTEAKESDEITDKKNLTDNTMELNSEKQKQSKEHYENVSSDIKTFDPLCYDDWPTAADLELDDQQLHAFKTALTKKVAVIQGPPGTGKTYIGVKVVKALLENVPLTPIIICCLTNHALDQFLEHILKFTKKVIRLGFQSESKILSPHVLENLVTACKQSCDANTHLLMSGDLKKSLDLMQILAPELLDQFTKGDADEKLAERKNLCKELNDLLCTQHLCKEKYLNDDIINKIIKNKNDKNQLREGSSTHSKALSTSILEWLCCSRTSELYEECNLRFSKIEKKECKTHLNNVNLWSLKLPERYEYFFHWRQNYLLKLQRDIETAQEFYLKMMLEHHRKVPDSLKMEILKSAFIIGVTTTGAAKYKELIKSTGASILVVEEAAEVLESHIIASLIPTTQHLILIGDHKQLRPIPSNHELSEMYNLNISMFERLFINNAPSATLISQHRMKPCIADLLVQKELYPDLKNYDNVYKYEDIMGVKSSVFFLNHCYAESELSTSTSSSNLFEAQTIAKIAKYFCIQSYLEENITILAAYSAQVPLIQEYLEKEQLNIHVTTVDNYQGEENDIILISFVRSNRIGKIGFLMENNRVNVALSRARKGMFCLGNFSLYAEKSQLWKCIVAKLQAQNMIGEKLPLQCSRHLKTTFVETSEEIQDLIQRGCSEKCGFKLPCGHSCIRKCHYDDTDHVLYQCTLPCEKYIDEDKKCTRRCYQRCKNIKRLDITLPCGHAAKQKKDGSIIVQCSEEVQKLLPCKHIDTLPCGTDISTYKCKASVSVNLPCGHKKSVFCHKKNDLKHVVCYSFKPMLGPCGHMIDVPCSVNFDEYELFPFCKQSCGILLKCGHPCPGSCFYCSDIGIHAMCSEKCDLTLSCGHKCRGYCGSPCLPCIEKCSLSCSHKMVCINSCSRPCVECKKKCDRGCQHVGQCDRLCFEECSVKECTHVCSETLPCGHQCIGLCSDPCPYLCRKCNKEDIQSGNPEIDFYIHLENCDHVVEINQLDEHINCCIECFVWPDCPICCTPIRQSYRYKNVLLKAKRTFLNRCNNSDEIDDVQYLLNALCPPSEVIPSEFFYIHKEIKNILDKEIKPSSASLYIIKQCIMSLRILVIISKKLKETEISNKAYLQNCLDSLIIWICNHLKCASYQQLNELDNRVFELEKELNKSISV from the coding sequence ATGGCTacttcaggaaaaaaaaagagaatacatAATATTACTAGGCACGATCTTATTGAATTCATGAATAAATCTGATTATGAATTACTAAGCGTCTTGAACAGAACGGAATTTGGGtttgacagatttttaaaaagaaagagttATTTTATTACAGACGGTCAAATTAATTATGAGCTTGTTGAATTGATTATTGAAGCTGCAAATCGCGTATGTTCTATTAGACGTCAAAACGCCACTGGcagcattcaaaaatttttaaagacactTGCAGAATGTGAGGACTTTATTTTTCTTGATGCTTTAAATGCTATTAATGACATTTTGGAGCATAGAAAAAAGATCTTTTTAGCTTCTTATGTGAagcattatttgtttattttgaaaagtatgatgaaatttaaaatttcttgtagtAAAATTGCTGATTACATTTTTCCTGccatgcagaatattttaaatttaatgcgaGCTCGTAAAATTCAAAATCTCAATGAGTGTCAAGATGAATATGAAAAACTGAAGAGAGAAGTTGATAAGTTTGAGAAACCTTCCCCTATTAGTGATGAAGATGATGATGAAGTTGGTTTGTTTCGCCAGCTTTCCATTGTTCCAAAGGATAATGATATTGTAAATGTCATTGTTCAAGATTTGCCTTGCAATAAAATAGATGGGCCTTATAATAGTGTAGAACATTATTTGAGTGTTCATTTTCGCCTCATGAGAGAAGATATGCTACGTTCATTTAGAGATTGTATTAGAATGTGTGAAAATCCGAGTGAAGCTTCACGATCTGGCTGTCGCATTTATGAATCAGTTAAGATAGATTTTCCTCCATCTTATACTCCGGATGGAATATGTTATAAGATCCAAATCAGAACCAATAATGAAATTGATCtagaaaaaagtaatgttttaatgGTTGGGAATATGGTGTGTCTTACTCCAAATCAATTTGATACAATTTATTGTGCGGTATTGAGTAGGCCTGCAAAAGCAAAGCGTAGTAAAACCAGAGAATGCAGTTCAGAAATCAGGttggaagatatttttattgatgttctTAATCCTGATGTTGAATACCTTATGTTTGAGCCTAACGCTTACTTTGAATGTTACAAGCATGTTCTTTCTGCcataaaggaatttaataaaaatacttttcctttatCTGATTTTCTTGTCTTTTTAGAATATGACAATCCAGAACCAGAGTATTTGGTTTGTCCTGATAtgttaaaggggaaaaaatatagtTTGCCTGTAAAATGTAAAGCATCATCTGAATCTAATATTACAagtcagaatttaaataataatgaaattccgAAAACTGAAGCCAAGGAATCAGATGAAATTACtgataagaaaaatttaactgATAATACAATGGAGTTAAATTCTGAAAAGCAAAAACAAAGCAAAGAACATTACGAAAACGTTTCATCCGATATCAAAACATTTGATCCATTATGCTATGATGACTGGCCTACTGCAGCAGATCTAGAATTGGATGACCAGCAGCTTCATGCTTTTAAAACAGCTCTTACAAAAAAAGTTGCTGTAATACAAGGTCCCCCAGGTACTGGTAAAACATATATTGGTGTAAAAGTGGTAAAGGCTTTATTAGAAAATGTACCATTGACACCAATCATTATTTGTTGTCTAACAAATCATGCTTTAGATCAATTTttggaacatattttaaaatttactaaaaaagttATCCGTTTAGGTTTTCAAAGTGAAAGTAAAATCCTTTCTCCTCATGTTCTTGAAAATCTAGTTACTGCTTGTAAACAAAGCTGTGATGCAAACACTCATTTGCTGATGAGTGGggatttaaagaaatctttagaTCTTATGCAAATTCTTGCCCCTGAATTATTAGATCAATTTACCAAAGGAGATGCCGATGAAAAATTAGCCGAAAGAAAAAACTTATGTAAGGAATTAAATGATCTTCTTTGCACTCAGCATTtgtgtaaagaaaaatatcttaacgatgatattatcaacaaaattataaagaataaaaatgacaaaaatcaaTTACGGGAAGGATCTTCTACTCATAGTAAGGCTTTAAGCACGAGTATACTTGAATGGCTCTGCTGTTCTCGCACCAGTGAGTTGTATGAAGAATGTAATTTACGGTTttcaaagatagaaaaaaaagaatgtaaaacacatttaaaCAATGTAAATTTATGGTCTTTAAAACTACCTGAAAGatatgagtatttttttcattggagacaaaattatttattgaagttaCAGAGAGACATTGAGACTGCTCAGgagttttatctaaaaatgatgcTTGAACATCATAGGAAAGTTCcagattctttaaaaatggaaattctaaAATCAGCTTTTATTATTGGTGTCACTACGACTGGTGCtgcaaaatataaagaactaaTTAAGAGCACTGGTGCTTCCATTTTAGTAGTTGAAGAAGCAGCTGAAGTTCTTGAGTCCCACATAATTGCATCACTTATCCCAACAACTCAACATCTTATTTTAATTGGAGATCATAAACAATTAAGACCTATACCTTCTAATCATGAGTTAAGTGAAatgtacaatttaaatatatcaatgttTGAAAGACTTTTTATAAACAATGCTCCATCTGCAACATTAATATCCCAGCATCGTATGAAGCCATGCATTGCTGACTTACTTGTACAAAAGGAACTGTACCCTGACCTAAAAAACTATGATAATGTGTATAAATATGAAGATATAATGGGTGTGAAGTCAAGTGTGTTCTTTCTAAATCATTGCTATGCTGAAAGTGAATTGTCCACCAGTACAAGTTCGTCAAACTTGTTTGAAGCTCAAACAATTGccaaaatagctaaatatttttgcatacagtcttatcttgaagaaaatataacaattctGGCCGCCTACTCTGCTCAAGTTCCGCTGATTcaggaatatttagaaaaagaacaGTTGAATATACATGTTACTACTGTTGATAATTATCAAGGTGAAgagaatgatattattttaatttcctttgttaGAAGCAACAGAATTGGTAAAATTGGTTTTTTGATGGAAAATAATCGTGTGAATGTTGCTTTGTCTCGAGCAAGAAAAGGCATGTTTTGCTtgggaaatttttctttatatgctgAGAAAAGTCAGTTGTGGAAATGCATTGTTGCTAAATTGCAGGCTCAAAATATGATTGGTGAAAAACTTCCTCTACAATGTAGCAGGCATTTAAAGACTACTTTTGTTGAAACATCTGAAGAAATTCAAGACCTTATACAGCGTGGCTGTAGTGAAAAATGTGGATTTAAATTGCCATGTGGGCATTCCTGCATTAGAAAATGTCATTATGATGATACAGATCATGTCCTTTATCAATGTACCTTACCTTGTGAAAAGTATATTGATGAAGATAAAAAATGTACCCGTAGGTGCTATCAACGTTGCAAAAACATAAAAAGGTTAGATATCACTCTTCCTTGTGGTCATGCagcaaaacaaaagaaagatgGGTCAATAATAGTTCAGTGCTCAGAAGAAGTGCAAAAACTTCTCCCTTGCAAGCATATAGATACATTGCCATGTGGTACTGACATTTCTACTTACAAATGCAAAGCTTCTGTTTCTGTTAATCTTCCTTGTGGGCACAAGAAAAGTGTTTTCTGTCATAAGAAGAATGATTTGAAGCATGTTGTTTGTTACAGCTTTAAACCTATGTTAGGCCCTTGTGGTCATATGATTGATGTTCCATGTAGCGTTAATTTTGATGAGTATGAGCTTTTCCCGTTTTGCAAGCAGTCTTGTGGCATTTTGCTTAAGTGTGGTCATCCATGCCCTGGTTCATGTTTCTACTGTTCCGATATTGGTATACATGCAATGTGCTCAGAAAAATGTGATTTGACTTTGAGTTGTGGTCATAAGTGTCGTGGTTACTGTGGAAGCCCTTGTCTACCATGTATTGAGAAATGTTCTTTGTCTTGTTCTCATAAAATGGTCTGCATCAATAGCTGCAGCCGTCCTTGTGTTGAATGCAAAAAGAAATGTGACCGAGGCTGCCAGCATGTTGGACAATGTGATAGATTATGTTTTGAAGAATGTTCAGTTAAGGAATGCACTCATGTTTGTAGTGAAACTTTACCATGTGGTCATCAGTGCATTGGATTGTGTAGTGATCCTTGCCCTTACCTTTGTCGCAAGTGCAATAAGGAAGATATTCAATCTGGTAATcctgaaattgatttttatattcatcttgAAAACTGTGATCATGTTGTCGAAATTAACCAATTAGATGAGCATATTAATTGTTGTATAGAATGTTTTGTGTGGCCAGATTGTCCTATTTGTTGCACACCAATACGTCAGAGTTATcgttacaaaaatgttttattgaaagcTAAAAGAACTTTTCTAAATCGATGTAACAATTCGGATGAAATTGATGATGTCCAGTACCTTTTAAATGCTTTATGTCCACCAAGTGAAGTCATcccttcagaatttttttacatccacaaagaaattaaaaacattttagacaaGGAGATAAAGCCTTCATCTGCATCTTTATACATTATAAAACAGTGCATAATGTCTCTTAGGATTTTAGTAATTATTAGCAAAAAGcttaaagaaactgaaatttcaaataaagcatATCTACAAAATTGTTTGGATTCTTTAATAATATGGATTTGTAATCATCTAAAATGTGCCAGTTACCAGCAATTGAATGAATTAGACAATCGAGTATTTGAActtgaaaaagaattgaataaaagtatttcagtgtga